From a single Paenibacillus sp. FSL R5-0345 genomic region:
- a CDS encoding ABC-F family ATP-binding cassette domain-containing protein, which yields MNIMTVEHLSKSYGEKVLFSDASFGMDDRDKIGLIGVNGTGKSTFLRIIAGLDTPDGGQIAIGNNVRVQYLAQNPPYEPTNTVLQQVFAGDDPDLATMREYMETMSRLEKEPGNAELEGKLVRIGQAIDAAGTWHLESEAKSVLTKLGIVKFDALMDTLSGGQRKRVALAAALITPSELLILDEPTNHIDTDSVAWLEQYLQKRRGALLMVTHDRYFLERVASVMLELDGGQLYRYEANYSRFLELKADREEREASAEQKRKNLLRTELAWIRRGAKARSTKQKARIDRFEKLKESTGSSSNGSLDISVASTRLGRKIIEINELSKSLDGRQLIKDLTYIAVPQDRVGIVGPNGSGKSTLLNLIAGKLQPDKGEVQLGATVKLGYFTQEHQDMDDSMRAIEYVKEEAEVIRTADGSVITAGQMLERFLFPPAMQWTPISKLSGGEKRRLYLLRVLMGAPNVLLLDEPTNDLDIGTLAVLEDYLDEFPGVVFTVSHDRYFLDRTIDKLIAFENGDIRIHVGDYTEYEEWLAKNVSSRNAESNKDDGNAKRKEPTDTVNNTAASSAPKTKLKFSFKEQREYEGIDEQIELAEQRLTDISAEMEAAFADSGRLQELVEEQRLAEAELERLMERWTYLNELAEKIAGKA from the coding sequence AGTGATGCTTCATTTGGTATGGATGATCGGGATAAAATTGGCTTGATCGGTGTGAATGGAACGGGTAAATCAACATTTTTACGTATTATTGCCGGTCTGGATACCCCAGATGGTGGGCAAATTGCGATTGGAAATAATGTACGAGTACAATATTTGGCACAGAACCCTCCTTATGAGCCGACAAACACCGTACTGCAACAGGTCTTTGCCGGAGATGATCCAGATCTTGCTACCATGCGTGAGTATATGGAGACCATGTCTCGCCTTGAAAAAGAGCCGGGCAATGCAGAACTGGAAGGCAAACTGGTGCGTATTGGGCAGGCTATCGATGCTGCAGGTACTTGGCATTTAGAGAGTGAAGCTAAAAGCGTGCTTACTAAGCTGGGCATAGTGAAGTTCGATGCGCTAATGGATACGCTGTCTGGTGGTCAACGTAAACGTGTAGCACTTGCGGCTGCCCTGATTACGCCATCTGAGCTTCTTATTCTGGATGAGCCTACGAACCATATTGATACGGACTCTGTAGCTTGGTTAGAGCAATACTTACAGAAACGGCGCGGAGCCCTCTTAATGGTAACGCATGATCGTTACTTCCTGGAGCGTGTCGCAAGTGTCATGCTAGAGCTGGACGGAGGGCAGTTATACCGTTATGAGGCCAACTATTCCCGTTTTCTAGAGCTGAAAGCCGACCGTGAAGAGCGTGAAGCCTCTGCAGAGCAAAAACGTAAGAACCTGCTTCGTACGGAGCTTGCTTGGATTCGTCGTGGAGCTAAAGCACGTTCAACGAAACAAAAGGCAAGAATCGACCGTTTTGAGAAGCTGAAGGAAAGTACAGGAAGCAGTTCGAACGGTTCGCTCGATATTTCTGTGGCTTCGACACGATTGGGTCGTAAAATCATTGAAATCAATGAACTGTCGAAATCGCTGGATGGTCGACAGCTGATTAAAGATCTGACCTATATTGCTGTACCACAAGATCGGGTAGGGATTGTAGGCCCGAATGGCAGTGGTAAATCAACACTTCTGAATCTGATTGCAGGTAAGCTGCAGCCGGATAAGGGAGAGGTTCAGCTTGGCGCGACGGTTAAGTTGGGTTACTTTACGCAAGAACATCAGGATATGGACGACAGCATGCGAGCCATTGAATATGTGAAGGAAGAAGCGGAGGTCATTCGTACAGCTGATGGTAGCGTCATTACAGCAGGCCAAATGCTCGAACGCTTCTTGTTCCCTCCTGCGATGCAATGGACGCCGATTTCCAAACTGTCAGGTGGCGAAAAAAGACGCCTGTATCTACTTCGTGTCTTGATGGGAGCACCAAACGTATTGCTGTTGGATGAGCCTACGAACGACTTGGATATCGGTACGTTGGCTGTTTTAGAAGACTATCTGGATGAATTCCCGGGTGTCGTCTTTACAGTATCTCATGACCGTTATTTCCTGGATCGGACTATAGATAAGCTGATCGCTTTTGAAAATGGTGATATCCGGATTCATGTTGGCGATTATACGGAATATGAAGAATGGCTGGCCAAAAATGTTTCTTCACGCAATGCAGAATCAAATAAAGATGACGGAAATGCAAAGCGTAAAGAGCCTACGGATACAGTCAATAACACTGCGGCATCCTCAGCTCCCAAGACCAAACTCAAATTCAGCTTTAAGGAACAGCGTGAATATGAGGGGATTGACGAGCAAATCGAGCTTGCAGAGCAACGCTTGACGGATATTAGTGCGGAGATGGAGGCAGCATTTGCTGACTCTGGGAGACTGCAGGAGCTAGTGGAAGAGCAGCGGCTTGCCGAAGCCGAGCTGGAGCGTCTAATGGAGCGCTGGACCTATCTGAATGAGCTTGCAGAGAAAATCGCTGGTAAGGCTTAA
- a CDS encoding tetratricopeptide repeat protein, producing the protein MEDQLIEAVALRNEGKAEEARVMLLELYEQNSNDAELLYQLAWTHDVLGLEREAVPFYEKSLTLGLPSEQRVGALLGLGSTFRTLGEYENSKAILEQAIHEYPENKEFPVFLAMTLHNLGDHSLAMGMLLKLLAETSGDEGIRSYSKAISYYSDKLEQVWD; encoded by the coding sequence TTGGAGGATCAACTTATAGAAGCTGTAGCCCTGCGAAATGAAGGTAAAGCTGAAGAAGCTAGAGTGATGCTGTTAGAGCTATATGAGCAGAATAGTAATGATGCAGAACTTCTGTATCAATTGGCATGGACGCATGATGTCCTTGGTTTAGAACGCGAGGCGGTACCCTTTTATGAGAAAAGCTTAACACTAGGCTTACCTTCGGAGCAGAGGGTCGGCGCTCTATTGGGACTGGGCAGTACCTTCCGGACACTCGGAGAATATGAGAATTCCAAAGCAATATTGGAACAGGCCATTCACGAGTACCCAGAGAATAAGGAATTTCCGGTGTTCCTTGCAATGACCTTGCACAATCTCGGAGATCATAGTCTGGCTATGGGGATGTTGCTTAAATTGCTGGCTGAAACCTCAGGGGATGAAGGAATAAGAAGTTATAGTAAGGCCATTTCATATTACTCAGATAAGCTGGAGCAAGTCTGGGATTGA
- a CDS encoding M42 family metallopeptidase: MTIQPNEDYILSILKKLLDTPSPSGFTAQVMNLVAEEAAALNVPLSWNEKGGVILTVPGLDPSRTIGISAHVDTLGGMVRSITSNGTLRLTSVGGFTMHSIENEYCVIHTRSGRSYTGTILTSHPSVHVYPDAREFKRSEENMEVRIDELVSTKEDVLKLGISVGDFISFDARAVITPSGYIKSRHLDDKASVAALLGLLESMKREGWKPLHNLSFLISNYEEVGHGTAWIPGEINEMIAVDMGAMGDDLSCKETDVSICAKDSSGPYDYVMTGRLIELAEALAIPYAVDIYPMYGSDASAALRGGNNIRAALIGPGVHASHSMERTHKQAVVNTAKLLAAYVGTN; the protein is encoded by the coding sequence ATTACCATTCAACCAAACGAAGATTACATACTTTCAATCCTAAAAAAATTGCTTGATACACCGAGCCCCAGCGGCTTCACAGCACAAGTCATGAATCTTGTAGCAGAAGAAGCGGCAGCATTGAATGTACCACTAAGCTGGAATGAAAAAGGCGGCGTAATTCTAACCGTCCCAGGCCTTGATCCTTCCCGTACAATCGGCATCAGCGCTCACGTAGATACCCTTGGAGGCATGGTTCGCTCCATTACATCTAATGGTACTCTGCGACTGACCTCTGTTGGCGGCTTCACTATGCATAGCATCGAGAATGAATACTGCGTAATTCATACCCGCAGCGGCAGAAGCTATACTGGAACCATTTTAACCAGCCACCCATCCGTTCACGTATATCCAGATGCTCGTGAATTCAAACGTTCAGAGGAAAACATGGAAGTACGGATCGATGAGCTTGTATCCACCAAAGAGGATGTACTCAAGCTTGGCATTTCCGTTGGTGACTTCATTTCCTTCGATGCACGTGCTGTGATTACACCTAGCGGGTATATTAAATCTCGTCATCTGGATGATAAGGCGAGCGTTGCAGCCCTACTTGGACTGTTGGAAAGTATGAAGCGTGAAGGCTGGAAACCGCTCCATAACCTTTCCTTCCTCATCTCGAACTATGAAGAAGTAGGACACGGCACAGCTTGGATTCCTGGTGAGATTAATGAAATGATCGCAGTCGATATGGGCGCCATGGGCGACGATCTTAGCTGTAAAGAAACCGATGTGTCCATCTGTGCAAAAGATTCTTCCGGCCCTTACGATTATGTTATGACTGGCCGTTTGATTGAGCTGGCAGAAGCACTCGCGATTCCTTATGCCGTTGATATCTATCCAATGTACGGCTCCGACGCATCCGCTGCCCTTCGAGGTGGTAATAATATTCGTGCTGCACTGATCGGCCCAGGTGTGCATGCCTCCCACTCCATGGAACGTACACATAAGCAAGCTGTAGTAAACACTGCTAAGCTTCTCGCTGCTTATGTGGGTACTAACTGA
- a CDS encoding LapA family protein, whose translation MRIQWSLIAGLIFALLTAIFAVINVDPVQVNFGFDVVNIPLILVILGCALIGGIIVGSYGIFRQYKLQKQIKSLTAELTKLRDADTSLDSFNTDNDGLTGGLN comes from the coding sequence ATGAGAATTCAATGGTCTTTAATTGCAGGTCTGATCTTTGCGCTGCTAACAGCCATATTTGCAGTCATCAACGTGGATCCCGTTCAAGTCAATTTCGGTTTTGATGTAGTTAATATACCGCTGATCCTAGTTATTCTGGGCTGCGCGTTAATTGGTGGAATCATCGTGGGTTCTTACGGTATTTTTCGCCAGTACAAACTACAAAAACAAATTAAAAGCCTAACTGCAGAGCTAACCAAACTTCGTGATGCCGACACTTCTTTAGATTCTTTTAACACAGACAATGATGGCCTAACAGGAGGACTTAACTAA
- the pepF gene encoding oligoendopeptidase F, translated as MEQLLKRSEVPAENRWKLEDVFASQKDWDAEYAEAKSLIKKAADFQGTLDSADALKKCFELDDKLSILTERLYVYAHMRQDEDTANPDYQALSSKAKKLGIEAGEALSFVTPEILALPNEKLDQFIADPNLSAYKFTLTEMKREKAHVLSKAEEALLAQVGNLAQAPQNIFSMLNNADLKFPKIKDEDGKEVELTHGNYIKFLESSDREVRRNAFKAVYDTYRKQKNTIAATLSANVNKNVFYSRIRKYPSVMEMSLYGDNIPKEVYTNLIDTIHESLPLMHRYMKLRQKLLGVDELHMYDLFAPLVDEYKLDITYEEAKKITKEGLKPLGEDYLNVLQKGYDNGWIDVYENENKRSGAYSWGPYGTHPFVLLNHNDNLNSMFTLAHEMGHALHSYFSDNALNYRDAQYTIFLAEVASTTNEALLMDYLLKKSTDPKEKMYLLTYYADQFRTTIFRQTMFAEFEKIIHQRVEEGESLTPQDLSSIYYDLNVKYYGKEMVVDQDIEMEWARIPHFYNSFYVYKYATGFSAATSFAKQILEEGKPAVDRYLGFLKSGGSDYSINILSKAGVDMSSPEPIREAMSVFEDVIAQMEQLTK; from the coding sequence ATGGAACAATTATTGAAGAGAAGCGAAGTACCTGCTGAGAATCGTTGGAAGCTTGAGGATGTGTTTGCTTCTCAGAAGGATTGGGATGCAGAATATGCAGAAGCTAAATCCCTAATCAAAAAAGCTGCGGATTTTCAGGGTACACTAGATTCCGCGGATGCTCTAAAAAAATGTTTTGAGCTGGATGACAAACTGTCTATTCTAACTGAACGACTTTATGTGTATGCACATATGCGTCAAGATGAAGACACAGCTAATCCTGACTATCAAGCTTTGTCCTCCAAAGCGAAAAAGCTTGGTATTGAAGCAGGTGAAGCCTTATCTTTTGTAACCCCAGAAATTCTGGCGTTGCCTAACGAGAAGTTGGACCAGTTCATCGCCGATCCGAACCTATCCGCTTATAAATTCACCTTAACTGAAATGAAACGCGAAAAAGCCCATGTGCTTTCTAAGGCCGAAGAAGCACTGCTCGCTCAGGTAGGAAATTTAGCTCAAGCGCCTCAGAATATTTTCAGTATGCTGAACAATGCGGATCTGAAATTCCCTAAGATCAAAGATGAGGATGGCAAAGAAGTTGAGCTGACTCATGGCAACTATATCAAGTTTCTCGAAAGTAGTGACCGTGAGGTTCGCCGCAATGCTTTTAAAGCAGTCTACGATACCTACCGGAAGCAGAAGAACACTATCGCAGCAACGCTTAGCGCCAATGTGAATAAAAACGTGTTCTACTCACGGATTCGCAAGTATCCTTCTGTAATGGAAATGTCACTCTATGGTGATAACATTCCGAAAGAGGTTTACACCAACTTGATTGATACGATACACGAAAGCCTTCCACTGATGCACCGTTATATGAAACTGCGTCAGAAGCTGCTGGGTGTCGATGAGCTACATATGTATGATCTGTTTGCCCCGCTTGTTGATGAATATAAATTAGATATCACCTATGAAGAAGCCAAAAAAATCACTAAAGAGGGTCTCAAACCGCTCGGTGAAGATTATCTGAATGTGCTGCAAAAAGGCTACGACAACGGATGGATCGATGTCTATGAGAACGAGAATAAACGGTCTGGGGCTTACAGCTGGGGCCCATACGGTACGCATCCTTTCGTACTGTTGAACCATAATGATAATTTAAACAGTATGTTTACATTGGCGCATGAGATGGGCCATGCATTACACTCGTATTTTTCAGATAACGCTCTGAATTATCGTGATGCGCAATACACGATTTTCCTAGCAGAGGTTGCTTCTACTACTAACGAGGCGCTGCTAATGGATTATTTACTCAAAAAGTCTACAGATCCTAAAGAAAAAATGTATTTGCTCACCTACTATGCTGATCAGTTCCGGACAACGATCTTCCGGCAGACAATGTTCGCGGAGTTCGAGAAAATCATTCATCAGCGTGTGGAAGAAGGCGAATCGCTTACTCCACAAGATCTTTCAAGCATCTACTATGACCTGAATGTTAAATACTATGGTAAAGAAATGGTTGTAGATCAGGATATCGAGATGGAATGGGCGCGGATTCCGCATTTCTATAACAGCTTCTATGTTTATAAATACGCAACCGGCTTCTCAGCAGCGACTAGCTTTGCCAAACAAATTCTTGAAGAAGGTAAACCTGCGGTAGATCGTTACCTCGGCTTCCTGAAGAGTGGCGGCAGTGACTACTCCATTAATATTCTGTCTAAAGCTGGTGTTGATATGTCTTCTCCTGAGCCGATTCGCGAAGCGATGAGTGTCTTCGAAGATGTTATCGCTCAAATGGAACAGTTGACCAAATAA
- a CDS encoding cold shock domain-containing protein encodes MKGTVKWFNAEKGYGFLQVEGGEDVFVHFSAIQGEGFKTLDEGQEVEFDITDGNRGPQAENVVKL; translated from the coding sequence TTGAAAGGTACAGTAAAATGGTTTAACGCAGAAAAAGGTTATGGTTTTCTTCAAGTAGAAGGCGGCGAAGATGTATTCGTACACTTCTCAGCAATTCAAGGTGAAGGATTCAAAACTTTGGACGAAGGTCAAGAAGTAGAATTCGATATCACTGATGGTAATCGTGGACCGCAAGCTGAAAACGTAGTAAAATTATAA
- a CDS encoding MFS transporter, producing MFSKRTGSPYSDQNWLRSFLFTIYGTSVLVVSYFPLFYTHLGFSSSQVGYLYSLGPLISILSNLFWSMMSDKLGTIRKIMFILLAGQLVTGLLLARATEFSSVMLILSFFYFFYYPVFPLADTMAIKIAERHGRNFITIRVFGSLGYSFFALTVGYALRALGATWSLTLCIIIIIIALLITIGLKDVKKPVPELPDQEAVTTKPVKKEHGLKDILLQKEVLWFFGCVFVLALGHRMNEAFLTISLKNLGAGEEVIGWALLASALSEIPVLFILGKYGDKFKELPLLILASFMYALRFLLMALADHPGSIIAIQALHSLTFGVFFVTCVRYITRIIPDRLRATGLAIYTVVWSSAAGLLSGTFGGMIYQEAGRFTFYMVAVGFSLLALVGFLGQHLLDIYRGSIRYSEKTNKRASL from the coding sequence ATGTTTTCAAAACGGACCGGAAGCCCTTACAGTGATCAAAATTGGCTTCGTTCCTTTCTATTTACGATTTATGGTACCAGCGTTCTTGTAGTATCCTACTTTCCATTATTCTACACACATCTGGGGTTTAGCAGTTCTCAGGTGGGCTACTTGTATTCCCTCGGACCCCTCATCTCCATCCTATCCAATCTCTTCTGGAGTATGATGAGCGATAAGCTGGGCACCATTCGAAAAATCATGTTTATTTTACTCGCGGGACAATTAGTAACCGGACTTCTATTAGCCAGAGCGACCGAATTTTCTTCCGTTATGCTTATTTTGTCCTTTTTCTACTTCTTCTATTACCCTGTTTTTCCGCTTGCTGATACAATGGCCATCAAAATTGCGGAGCGGCACGGACGAAACTTCATTACAATTCGTGTATTTGGCTCATTGGGCTATTCTTTCTTTGCTTTAACAGTCGGTTATGCGCTTAGAGCTTTAGGTGCTACCTGGAGTCTAACCTTATGTATTATTATCATAATAATCGCGCTTCTAATTACAATTGGCCTTAAGGATGTCAAAAAACCTGTTCCAGAGCTTCCCGATCAGGAAGCAGTTACTACCAAACCTGTTAAGAAAGAGCACGGGCTTAAAGATATTCTTTTGCAAAAAGAGGTGCTGTGGTTCTTCGGCTGTGTCTTTGTACTCGCACTAGGCCATAGAATGAACGAAGCCTTTCTCACCATCAGTTTAAAGAATCTGGGTGCTGGCGAGGAAGTGATCGGCTGGGCTCTTCTTGCCTCAGCCCTAAGTGAAATCCCTGTATTATTTATACTCGGCAAATACGGCGACAAATTTAAAGAACTGCCCTTATTAATTTTAGCCAGTTTCATGTATGCCCTTCGCTTTCTACTAATGGCGCTCGCCGATCATCCAGGCTCTATAATCGCGATTCAAGCCTTGCATAGCCTGACATTTGGCGTCTTTTTTGTAACATGTGTCCGTTATATCACTCGGATTATTCCTGATCGTCTCCGAGCAACCGGTCTTGCAATCTACACAGTTGTTTGGTCAAGTGCAGCTGGACTTCTAAGTGGTACATTTGGTGGAATGATCTATCAGGAAGCTGGACGCTTCACCTTTTATATGGTAGCGGTTGGTTTCAGCCTCCTTGCCTTAGTAGGTTTTTTAGGACAACATTTATTAGATATCTATCGAGGTTCGATACGTTACTCAGAGAAAACAAACAAAAGAGCCTCACTATAA
- a CDS encoding tetraprenyl-beta-curcumene synthase family protein encodes MSELEQGRNLSPRGPIGLMNRVYKYVLPEVRECLHFWRQDANGIPDPELRKQALASIETKEFHCIGGGIYAAGNLSMRHILIPLIVAYQTISDYLDNLCDRSTSLDPADFRLLHQSMLDAIDPNAEPVNYYALRDEQNDGGYLYRLVRKCQEMISLLPGYSAAAAEIRDLAVLYTDLQVYKHIRPELRETALKEWWEQQGSRAPHLQWNEFAAATGSTLGVFMLFLSACDPKLSKSSSESIRAAYFPHVCGLHIMLDYLIDQEEDRAGGDLNFCNYYDDTDTMLSRIASMVEWARKDVRELPESSMHRMVIEGLLALYLSDPKVSEQREVRTVSKSLMRGSPLTRLFFFANSRWIRNRFL; translated from the coding sequence TTGAGTGAATTAGAGCAAGGCCGTAACCTTAGCCCGCGTGGCCCTATCGGGCTTATGAACAGGGTCTATAAGTACGTGCTGCCTGAAGTGAGAGAATGTCTCCACTTCTGGCGCCAAGATGCGAATGGGATTCCCGATCCCGAGCTCCGGAAGCAAGCACTTGCCAGCATTGAGACGAAAGAGTTTCATTGCATAGGTGGAGGTATTTATGCCGCCGGCAATTTATCGATGAGACATATACTTATTCCGCTTATTGTTGCTTATCAAACTATCAGTGATTATCTAGATAATTTATGTGATCGCAGTACTTCGCTTGATCCTGCAGATTTCAGGCTGCTGCATCAATCTATGCTGGATGCCATTGATCCAAACGCTGAACCTGTGAATTATTATGCGCTTCGTGATGAACAGAATGACGGTGGATACTTGTATAGGCTGGTTCGAAAATGCCAGGAGATGATCTCACTGCTGCCAGGTTATTCCGCTGCTGCAGCGGAGATTCGTGACTTGGCTGTGCTGTATACAGATTTGCAGGTATATAAGCATATCCGCCCGGAACTCAGGGAAACAGCCCTGAAGGAATGGTGGGAGCAGCAGGGTAGCCGTGCTCCGCATCTGCAATGGAACGAGTTTGCGGCTGCGACGGGCTCTACTTTAGGCGTATTCATGCTTTTTCTATCCGCATGTGATCCGAAGCTAAGCAAGTCTTCTTCGGAATCGATCCGTGCTGCATACTTTCCACATGTGTGCGGATTGCACATTATGCTGGATTATTTGATTGATCAGGAAGAGGACCGAGCAGGCGGTGATCTTAATTTCTGCAATTATTATGACGACACGGATACCATGTTGAGTCGGATCGCTTCCATGGTTGAGTGGGCCCGCAAGGATGTACGTGAACTGCCGGAGTCATCTATGCATCGTATGGTGATTGAGGGGTTGCTGGCACTTTATTTATCAGATCCGAAAGTTAGCGAACAGCGGGAAGTTCGCACTGTGTCTAAGAGCCTAATGAGAGGAAGTCCGCTTACAAGGCTGTTCTTCTTCGCTAATAGCCGCTGGATACGCAATCGTTTTTTGTAA
- the pfkA gene encoding 6-phosphofructokinase: protein MSKIKKIAVLTSGGDSQGMNAAVRAVVRSALYYGIEVFGVQRGYQGLLNRDIFPMDLRSVGDIIQRGGTILQSARCLEFTKPEGQQKGADILNEMGIDGLVVIGGDGSYKGANKLSKLGIKTMALPGTIDNDISYTDYTIGFDTAVGVVVDAINKLRDTMSSHERSSIVEVMGRHCGDIALHAGLASGAETILVPEMPYDLNEVADRMRDNFVRGKRHSIVIVAEGVGKGEDVAQALKDRHASLDARVTVLGHIQRGGTPTPGDRNLASRLGDFAVRKLIEGESDKGCGIIKGELTLTDIDLVVNTKKDFDVELYELASRLSQ from the coding sequence ATGTCAAAAATCAAAAAAATTGCAGTACTGACTAGTGGTGGAGATTCACAAGGTATGAACGCCGCTGTTCGTGCGGTTGTAAGAAGCGCACTTTATTATGGTATTGAAGTTTTTGGTGTGCAACGTGGTTATCAAGGACTTTTGAATCGCGATATCTTCCCTATGGATCTTCGCAGTGTAGGTGACATTATTCAACGTGGGGGAACCATTCTGCAATCTGCGAGATGTCTGGAGTTCACAAAGCCAGAAGGTCAACAAAAGGGCGCGGATATTCTGAATGAAATGGGCATCGATGGCCTAGTAGTTATCGGTGGCGACGGTTCTTACAAAGGTGCTAATAAACTAAGTAAACTCGGTATTAAGACGATGGCTTTACCGGGAACTATTGATAATGATATTTCCTACACAGACTACACCATTGGGTTTGATACAGCAGTTGGTGTCGTTGTAGATGCCATTAACAAGCTGCGTGACACGATGTCCTCCCATGAGCGTTCTTCCATTGTAGAAGTTATGGGACGTCATTGTGGAGATATCGCGCTACATGCAGGTCTGGCTTCTGGAGCAGAAACAATTCTCGTGCCAGAAATGCCATATGACTTGAATGAAGTTGCGGATCGTATGCGCGACAACTTTGTCAGAGGTAAACGTCACAGTATCGTCATCGTTGCTGAAGGTGTAGGTAAAGGCGAAGATGTGGCCCAAGCGCTGAAAGATCGTCATGCTTCTCTGGATGCACGGGTTACTGTACTTGGACATATTCAACGTGGAGGAACACCAACCCCTGGAGACCGGAACCTTGCTAGCCGTCTTGGTGACTTTGCCGTTCGTAAACTGATTGAAGGTGAGTCTGATAAAGGTTGCGGTATCATCAAGGGTGAACTAACCCTCACAGATATCGATCTTGTTGTAAATACTAAGAAAGACTTTGACGTGGAGTTGTACGAGCTTGCATCCCGTCTTTCTCAATAA
- a CDS encoding MATE family efflux transporter: MIQTTSLKQKAGQFFYILFPILVTQIALSAITFFDTNMSGKFGTADLAGVAIGTSLWIPIQTGLSGILMGITPIVSQLIGSKKDKDVAYQVTQGIWLSLIVSVIVLLIGSLALSPILDFMNLEPTVRDVAFRFLSAISFGIIPLFGYTVLRSCIDALGQTRVSMLITLIALPVNVGLNYLLIFGKFGFPRLGGVGAGVASAITYWVIFSVALLFIYRAEPFASLRIFRKFYFISLKSFKDLLKIGVPIGFSIFFETAVFSAVTLLMSRFDTVTIAAHQAAINFATTLYMIPLSICMSLTILVGFETGSGRQKDARQYAIMGIGLAAILSLATALLLLFAGHHVAGLYSDEPDVISLIQHFLIYAIFFQISDAIATPTQGALRGYKDVNPAFIICFIAYWVIGLPTGYALATYTDLGAYGYWIGLITGLAIGATLLLTRLVKVQRRYATQYADAQAHH, encoded by the coding sequence ATGATACAAACCACCTCTTTAAAACAAAAAGCAGGACAATTTTTCTATATTTTATTCCCAATTCTAGTTACACAGATTGCTTTATCTGCGATAACCTTCTTTGATACCAACATGTCCGGTAAGTTTGGCACAGCCGATCTGGCAGGTGTGGCGATAGGAACCAGTCTCTGGATTCCGATTCAAACGGGTTTAAGTGGGATTCTTATGGGGATCACCCCCATTGTCTCTCAGCTCATTGGAAGCAAGAAAGATAAGGATGTTGCCTATCAAGTCACACAGGGAATCTGGCTTTCTCTGATCGTCTCTGTAATCGTCTTACTAATCGGCAGCCTCGCCTTATCACCTATTCTTGATTTTATGAATCTGGAGCCGACTGTAAGAGATGTTGCCTTCCGCTTTCTTAGTGCGATCTCCTTCGGAATCATTCCGCTGTTTGGTTATACGGTTCTCCGTAGTTGTATAGACGCTCTTGGGCAAACACGCGTATCCATGTTGATTACACTAATAGCTCTCCCCGTCAATGTGGGTTTAAACTACTTACTGATCTTCGGGAAATTCGGATTCCCTCGATTGGGTGGCGTTGGAGCTGGAGTGGCATCAGCTATCACTTACTGGGTAATCTTTTCCGTTGCCCTGCTGTTCATTTATCGAGCTGAACCCTTTGCAAGCCTTAGAATTTTCCGGAAGTTCTACTTTATATCGCTAAAAAGCTTCAAAGATCTACTCAAGATCGGTGTACCTATTGGCTTCTCCATTTTTTTTGAAACTGCAGTCTTCTCTGCTGTAACCTTGTTGATGAGCCGGTTCGATACCGTAACGATTGCAGCTCATCAAGCAGCCATTAATTTTGCTACTACGTTATATATGATTCCGCTCAGTATCTGTATGAGCCTAACTATTCTTGTCGGCTTCGAGACAGGATCCGGAAGACAAAAGGATGCCCGTCAATATGCCATAATGGGTATTGGACTTGCGGCTATCCTCTCCCTGGCAACAGCACTCCTACTCTTGTTTGCCGGCCACCATGTAGCTGGTTTATACTCTGATGAGCCTGATGTCATTTCATTAATTCAGCATTTCTTAATCTATGCGATCTTTTTCCAGATCTCCGATGCGATTGCCACACCTACACAAGGAGCGCTTCGTGGATATAAGGATGTTAACCCAGCCTTCATTATTTGCTTTATAGCTTATTGGGTTATAGGGCTTCCTACTGGCTATGCACTTGCTACTTACACGGATCTAGGTGCATATGGTTATTGGATTGGCTTGATCACCGGCCTTGCGATTGGGGCCACATTGCTCTTGACTCGGCTTGTTAAAGTTCAACGCCGTTATGCTACACAATATGCAGACGCTCAAGCACATCATTAA